In Rhizoctonia solani chromosome 6, complete sequence, the sequence TCATATCCACAATGCAGACTGTAAGTCAACGTGCATCGTCTATATGTTATACTATAATTAACGATCCTGTTTAGACCTTTGAGATTGTCAACTACTGTGGTGTATGTAACCGTAGCTCCAAGAGTCTTACCCATTGATTTTTGCTAACTCTGTCCCCTTCGACCCAATAGGAAACCTGTGCCTGGTAAGTGCTTTGCCGCTTGACACTGTTCACTAATTCACCTTTCAATCTATCAGCACCGACTGCAAGTGCGATGGCTGCCCCAAGCACAAGAAGTAAAAGTTTCGTGTGTTTTCGCGATGAAGCTTCGCCTGTAATAATTGCCTTGTATCGTAATCTTTTGCGATGTTGTTGAAACGACTGTTAACTGGACCTCCTCTACGTATACCGAGCTGTGAGTAAGCCTGTCAATCCGGAGTTGAGGGGCGTGGTGAAATTATTTTAATATTGCCCGATCGTTCTTTCCCCTACAAGCCGGACTCCTTGTGGCTCCCAATTCCCTGGGAGCGCGTCACGATGGTTCCAGGCGCGAAGCTCATGAGCCGCGAGCATCAACTCGACCCCTTATGTGTACTGCTCATTGATCGACGGTGAATACTCCGTGGGCTTTGATGGATCTATACTTCACAATTAGTAGCGACTATCATACGCCCTTGTATGGATAGCAGGCAACTAATTATAATTTGAATGCATAGAATAAAATTTACTACTTGTAACCAACCAACGCAAAATAGCCTCATCGTCCCAAGGACTTGCGAAAAGTGATGTGGCTGTCCTATTAGTTAAAGGATGCTAAGATCAAAGATAGCTACCAAAACCCCCGAGCAGATGCCATAGTGATGCTTACCTGTATTAAATGAGTCAGAGTTACCGTGTATCGCCCAATCTAAGCTTTGTGTGGAACCCTAAAACCGATACCTATGTCCTTAGCTGTTAGTCCTACGAAGTTTAAGGATTACTTTTTGGTAGCTACTGAGGATAGGAAATAACTTCCGAGTTACTACCAGGATATACGCTGCACGTTTGGTCAGCATTGAATGTCCGCCTCCTCGCCCCATAGCAACAACGGTTTGCGCCCACAGCTGACATGACGTGTAGCTTCAAATAGTACAAGTACCCAAGAATATTATAGGCTACAgcgccaagtccccggtaGACGATGTACATGTAAGTTTCTTGCCCTTTCCAAGGGATTTTTAGGCTTAGGTTTCACTCTTGGCAGTCCATCTTATCTTGTACGCAAGGCTTTGGGTAGCACTGCGTCTGATGATGACGTTGTGTGGACCGTTTTTCGCTTGAATCCTGACCAAAACATGGCTAGCGTTATTTGCCAGTGGTTTTTGCAAGGTTTGCTGAGGGCGGTAAAGACGTCTTCTATGACTGATGCTTAGCTATTTCAGCGGTCCTCTTGTCAACCCAAAGGTTGCTGTACGGCAACTTGAAAGACGAGAGAAGGCTCAAGGCTTACGTTCTTGGAGTCAATGTGATGTGTATGATGCACACATTGTTGCGAACTATCCTCGCTTTCGATTACATCCACGGTGCTCTGGGACAACATATTGCAGCGGTGAGTTAATTATAGAAGTTCGTCCAGAGTCACTATCGGAGTCAATGTCTCTGCTCGTTGACAACAGCAACTACTCTGAGAGAATCTCATCAGTCGTTATGTGCCAGAATAACTGCTAAATTTTGTTCGCAGCCCGGATTTACCCTCCCGGTGATGATCACCATTGAAACTATGGTCATTCAGATATACTTCCTGTTCCGATGTTGGAGTATCATGTCCAAGCGTAAATGGGCTTTTGCGCCTTTGGTAATGATATGGATCTTATCAGGTGTTGCTGGAGTATTTTTTGTGAGCTCCTTTTGTATCTTGCTCCAGGATGAGACGAACTAAATTAAGTAGGCAGTGGCTACGGATTACAGGCCTGATTTGGTAAGTTATAAAGCTATACACTTAATTAATTTAATTAATTCACGTGGAACCAGGTAATGATAACTTGTAAGTTTTTTTTCGAAACCCAATTCGTGTGTGCTAAGAGCGCTCGACCAGTGGCGAGTTGGGTAGGATTATCATTCTCCCTGGACCTTATCATGACTACAATAAGTAAACATCCCCCTTTTCTTCGTCTGCTATCCACCAATACGTTTCACAGCAATGGGCTACCTGATTCAACGACAACGAGGTGGGTTACTGCCCACTAACTATACCATATGCGTGTCTATAACCAGAATTTTCGATAAAACAGAATATAAGGCATATTCTCGAGTGCTCATGAGCATTTGGAATATGCTTTGGGTGAGTTTCGGATCGAGACTTTGAAACCCTTTGGCTCATTGAGCGTGTATAGTTGGCCGCTATACCCCCAATGTTGGCTATGATGGGGTTGATAGTCACTATGTATGTCGTAAGTCATTTCACCTCAGTTGATCTGATACCCGTATTAAAAGCTACCATAGGTTGATTCTAAAAGTTGGGCAATGTTCATCTACGATATTCTCAGTACGCTCTTTCAAAGTACGCTCCAAGAGAAGAATCTGACCGCAATGTAGGCAAACTGTTCATTCTATCCCTCTTGATTGCACTTACTGGGTGAGTTCTTTTCGTGAATCGAAATAAAATGCTCCTTGTGACCTTGTTTTCTTCTTTTGCGTTCACATGGCAATCGGAAATTCTGGACGATGAATTCTAGACGGGAACGTGCTGCAAACAAGTTGAAGGAAACGACCCAAATGGAGCTTGGTCTGGCCGCTGCTAGTTCGGGCTCGAGCCTCGGTCGATCGTCGGGTTGATGTGGGGTTTACGGGGTTCTGGTGAATGCAAAAGATGGAAAGGAAGGATACAAGCTTGAACATAACTTCGATTAAGACAGAATTATAATTCACTTGGAAACGTGGGACCCAGGCTCGGCAGAGTAACTTACGTATTTACatatttattttatttatttattttatttacGCTTATACAAATTGAAAGTTCTCACGGCTGAATGGGTATCCACGGGCGTGTACCCACGCCCATAAGTGTATGTATAGACATTCAAACGTCAAACTTTATAGATTCAAGTGACGCGAGGGAGAGTGCTCGGACCTATCCCAATACCATTCAATACTTGTAGCCGTCATAATGAAATCAACCTCATTTCTGATTGCGCCCAGTGGTAATCAGCGATCAACCACATGTCGAACTTGAAAATCTAAAAAGAAATCACTCTAGTTGAGTGAGAATCAACGAAAATTCACCAGCTACGACGGTTTTCTACGAGCAGGCATAGCTCAGGAACAGACGTGGTACCTGGAGTTTTAAGCTTCCTGTGACGTACGTTACATGGTCATTTATCTCAGAGattccaaatttggccagCCACGTCAAGGAAACAGGGACCAGTCGGTAAGCGCCGATACGGTGAAATAACTACAAGTGTGGCACATGGTCTTTCCCATCGTAGTGTTTGACGTCTCCCCCGCACACGCACCCGGTCGAACAAGGTAGGAGTAGCAAACACCAGTGCCACGTAACAAACGACCAAGCGAGAATAAGGAGGAACGTCGCATGTGTATCGGACTGTAACAGAACTTCTCGTGGGGTTGAAATAGCTCATTTGGGATAAATATGTAAGTTGATGTGCCAGCGCAAAGTTGGCAACGGAGCTTCCTGTTACTAAACTTATTCGCAAAGATACTCTCAGGATAAATAGCCTCAGCCCACCATGGAATCGAGCTCCTCTCGCGCTGACATTGATCAGCCCCCACCTCGCTCTGCTGCGGAGATGAAACCAAGGCAACTACAGGATGTTTTATTGTACTTTTGGCGGCTGTCTTGTCTGTCGTGTGGCACCGGAGACAGCGCTGGCGGCGGGCTCGTCCATGGCTCACAAAACTCCGAGCTGAAGCTGCGAATAAGATCGAAAAGGAGCGATCCGACATTCACAAAGAAACTACACGGTCTAATGACATCAAGGAGGCGCCCAAAGATGTGCCCAAGGACAAGGCCAGCGAGAAGGAAAGAAAGGGAAAGGAACGTAACATTCCGGCTGAAACCAAGAGCGACGGGAGTTCTGTAGGGAAACGCGCCAAGGAACGGCGACGGCGTGGAAGGGAGTCAAAGCCTACTCGTACGGCGTCTGCAGCCCTCATTAGCAACTCTCAAACCCGACCGCCTGCTAATCAACTTAATGAAACTCACGCCCAACCCTCGCATAACTCCCCTTCGTCGCCGTTCCTTGTCCCATTGCCCCCTTCTCCTGTACTGCCCCAGCGGATTCATCCATGCCTCCTACTCTTTTGCTATCTCCAACCTCCCCTATTTCGACTTCGTTTAGTACACTCACTGAAATTACAGTAACCACACCTACGACATCAACTTCCACTTCTCCAGCACCAACTCCTCCTGCGTTTCTGACCAATTCAAACGCAAACGCAAAGGTGCCCAGTTCCAAATTACCTGCTTTTCCGCCTGCATCGCCTCTTCCGCCCAATCTGGCGCGCAAACCACCACCGCTAGTTCGCAAATCAACCCCTTCGCTGACGTCAATCAACACTGGCTGGTTGAATCGAAAGCCGTCGTTTAATGCCGAACGAAGAGGTAGCAAAGAAAGCGAAGAGGTTGAGTTTCCCACTCTCAATCACTGGACCACGGCGGGAAAGGACGAGTCCTCGGGAAGGCCAAAGGCTGGCAGAAAACCCAGTGATGCCGCGCGTAAAGATCAACCTGGACGGGGCCGAAAACCGAGCGACTCCAAAAAGGCCGGTAATTTGTCGACCCCAGAGTCAACCCAGATCGCCTCGCTCAAAGGAGCCTTGGAAGCTGCCCGATTGAGAGAAGAAGAAGTTGCCGAAGAAAGACGGACGTGGCAAAAAAAGGAACGAGAGGTACATATATTCCGTTCATTTAAAGACTGCATATTGAGACCGTATTAGTTGCAAACCCAAGTAAACCAACTTTCTCACCAATTGCACGCGCTCACTGTTGCTTTCGCGACTGGCGGAGGACAAGGGTACCCACCGTATGGTTACGGGTACGGAACAGCATATGACCCATCTCAGCCAACGACACCGATCAGTAAACCCGAACTTCCGTCATCTGAACAGGCACCCACGGTCGATCAATCTCACACGCCTAAGGATCCGCTGGGTTCTGTCGTTCCGCCTTCTCCGGCCGGTACCACTCGGACGCCTGGGCCTGCATATCCGACGCCCTACCCGTATCATCCCTATGCCCAATACCCACTGTTCGTGCCTCCTCAGCCGCATCCTCAATCCCAAATGATAATGGCTTCAACGCCCATGATGTCGCCCCCAGCCCAACACGGAAATATGTCCCCGCCTCAAGCATCGCCATACCTCTTTTCTGCACACCCATGGAATGCGATACACCGAGGGGAAGCCCCATGCGTTCGCCGGTTCATTCGATACCAGGGATGATGCATCCTATTCCGGGCCGCCACCCATACTCTGGGTTCTATACAGGATCCCCAAGACGTGGCGGTTCAAGGCCGCGACGTCAAGGCACGGGGACGCCGAGCACTCCGAGCGTAGGGAGCGTTGATGATTCTCTACCTCTCCCTACTCCAGACACTACCCTCCCTGGTGCAAGTGCAGATGCCTGGGTCCCTCCCCGAGAAGATTACGTACCCTCCGAGAGGATTATGTCCCGATCCCTCCCCCTCCGTCTGGAATCAAGCGTGAACGCGAGCCCGAGACCGATGAAGCGCTCAGTTCGAGCGAAGATGAATCAGACGAAGATTCAGTCATTTTCGAGGATGGTTCCGTTGGTGATTCGGTTAATCTATCTCTGCATGGGGGAGATGGCCTGAGAGACAAGGGCAAGGACCTGGAGGTTGCTGCACCAGTGAGGATTCGAGTTGGGGAAGAGATCATGTAACGGAAAGTTGGAAGACCCGGCGCGCAGTCGGATAATCACAGAACGGACTATACACGTATGTTTATTCACATGGAAATTTTTGTTATAATATTTTATCGTCGTATGTGCTTTTGCttttgcttttttttttttttgcttttGTATCGGACTGGTTTGTTCGTTTCTGTAGCCGCGTAGATGCAAGTAAATAACACTGAAATCTTAGAGTCGAATAGAGCTTAGGAGGATTGGCGCGAGCAGGTCGAACCCTCTGGATTCCAACCACAACCACGGCCAGTATTGAGCCCTTTAGAGAAAGCAGAATTCTAGATCCGCCTCCACCCAATATATCAAGTATTTAGGACATGGCCGAGTTAGAGTTCACAACTCAACCCAATGACCATGATTATGACCCATTGCAGGCGCGCTTAGTGGTGTTAAGTCTGTGTATTACAAAATCCTTGTAGTACTTAATCTGCGGCCTTCCCGCTACCGTTTCCGTGATGATTTTTGCAAGATGACACCACCAGAGAATTTCTTGAGATATTGCTccaataaataaataaatgcTTCTGTTACAATATCTCACCCCAAGATCTTCAAACCATCTACCCGGTGTTGCCCACATATGCTTAAGGGTAGTATTTTGCTACCCTAATTTCCCCAACGTCGCCAACTAGCTTTGGATTGGTGGAGAAGTCAACAGGACGTTATATTTGGCTCATTATTGGCCACAAGTAGAAGGAAAGAGAGTGAAAGGCTTGCAACAGGAGCCTGAGGTTTAGAAAGGGAGAAATAGACACGCCTCTCGTAGGCTGCCATCACTGTTGAATTGAAAATGAGTGTACCTATTTAGAATTAGTGTGCTAGAACAGTCCATCTTTTTCTGGATGCGAGAGTGCAGAAATGGCTACCAGGACACCAGGGGTTTAGCATCCGAGTGCTTCAAGTGGCTTAGTCCTGCATAGGAGTTAATAATCAATAGTACTCACACAACGGACTGGGGCAGCCGGTAAGTAGCTGATCATTTAGTCTATCAAACTCCCATTATCAAACTCAAGAATTAACTTTGGGGCTTCGAATACGCGCGATATATGATACTGTTCACAACTCCCACGATATTGGAAATGACTCGAGTGTGGACGGGCCTGTCTTTGACTAAAATCGTTGTAAGTAAGGGGGACACCATATAGCAAACCGCGCAGAAGGAGCAACCTTCGCGTGGAGCTCTGGCTAGTAAACCAATAAGCCCAGGCAATACGTGAGTCACGCGCTAAGGCTGATGGAACCATTACAGGATGCCCAATTGGAGGATTGACACATGTTCGCTGACTCTGCATATATCAACTACTACAGTCTCAGTATCAATGGACTATATGATCGGTAGGTATATGGAAGTACTAAAGAGAACACGGGACTCGGGAGCACAACACCTCTTTACACAATAAGAGTTCAACAGTTCCTCATGTCCAAAGCTCTCTTTCCAGTCGACTTCGACCAAGCCCAACGGCTACTAAATAGGACCCATAAATTCTTCAGGTTCATCCCTCGAGAGCTCTATTACTCTGGCGGCCGCTTCGTTGGCTGGCTACACGTCCAGGCACTTGATTATGCTGTCACAATATCCTAACATCGATGGGCCATCACACAAAGACGTCACTTTTGGTACGGATACATTAAGGTTATACTATCCTCATTTGCTCACAATACCATAGGTCACTTGTTTGATATTTACTCCCGAGGGAATTCCGTTTCATGATGAGCTTCCAGACAAGTATGGCTTGGTGTCCAAATTTAATGGGATGTCGGGGTACGTTTGTGCAACCGAGTCGACTAAAAATCATTACCGACAACTAGATCATTGTTGTACATGCAGAAAGAAGACATATTCGTATCTGACCCAAGATTTTTGCATGAAGCCTCGTCAAGGGAGTAGATGTAGTTAGACCAACGAATCAGCGCGAAACCTTCCTACATTGGTCATGGCTAAACAGGGCTTGGTTAGTCGCGGTCCCCCCTATAGTGTAGACCAGCCAAATTATATTAAGAACTTGAATGTCATGGGGagctaaaaaaaaaatgagAAATAATTGTAAAAGATTCCTCCAGGATGTGTTCCGGGAGAATTCATCAAACGAACATAATAGGTGATCCCCAAATCCAAAAAGATATCAAAAGGTACATGGAACCTGAGCACATTAAAAATGCAATTCTTCAAGGGTAAACCTGCTTCACGCTGTCTCTCCCCCCGTTGGTTCcgatattgtagatatatCCAGAAACCTTGGCGTTGGGCTTGAGGAGAGGGTGGTGTGTCACGAGAGCAACATCGTCGAGGACAGATTCCGTGTAGTTCTTTATGTGCTAATTGTTAGCTAATCGCCAGTTTGGAACTACTGTGGAAGACATACCTTGGTCCGAATAGGAAGGAAACTCATTTGGTTGAGCATGTACGTACGAGTGAGGTCGTCTTTCTTATAAAGGGCCCTACGCATGCCTTCTTCCGACTTGTCGGCTTAAACATTGTATGAGACATTACTTCTGCACTCTGCATGAGAAATACGTACCCATTCCGCAATCGGTGTGATGTATAACGTATACTTCGCTTGTTCCTAGGAACTCCTGGCTTACCATAACCGATCGAAGAGCTTCCTTACTGGGAAACGATAGATGTATAAGCTAATGGAAGAATTAACCTCTCATAAACTTACGCCCGACCCCCAGCATTACGAATAATATAAGAAGTAGAACTTGAAAGCTTAAGCTGCTTTAACAGAAAATCGACGCTGAGGGGGGAGAGAGGTTTAGTGTTTGTTCGGGACGGTATCTATCAATAAACGTACTTGATGCGTGGCTATCGAGTAAAGGAAGTTAGTATTGAAGCCTAATTGATATCGATTGGTGAACTTACATCCATACAAGTAACTAATTGACGTTGATGCTTCAGGATCAAACAAGTCACTAAAATAGCGGCCTAAAATCACTAACCAACTGCAACCTGCAAGGTAGGCGGTCAGCACAACATCATAGGCAACTTGGATATGACGCACCTTTGTACCATCTGCTCTAGTAGCTAAGGCGACTCTGTCATTGTGTGCGTGATCAATAGTAGCGGGGGAC encodes:
- a CDS encoding carbonic anhydrase, with the protein product MLLNIRAVASLFVLALSVIASPATIDHAHNDRVALATRADGTKVAVVTCMDPRINVDFLLKQLKLSSSTSYIIRNAGGRAKEALRSVMVSQEFLGTSEVYVIHHTDCGMADKSEEGMRRALYKKDDLTRTYMLNQMSFLPIRTKNYTESVLDDVALVTHHPLLKPNAKVSGYIYNIGTNGGRDSVKQVYP